One window of the Triticum dicoccoides isolate Atlit2015 ecotype Zavitan chromosome 3B, WEW_v2.0, whole genome shotgun sequence genome contains the following:
- the LOC119277820 gene encoding fructose-bisphosphate aldolase 1, cytoplasmic-like, whose translation MSAYCGKYKDELIKNAAYIGTPGKGILAADESTGTIGKRFASINVENVEDNRRALRELLFCTPGALQYLSGVILFEETLYQSTKGGKPFVDILKAGNVLPGIKVDKGTIELAGTNGETTTQGFDDLGKRCAKYYEAGARFAKWRAVLKIGATEPSQLSIDQNAQGLARYAIICQENGLVPIVEPEILVDGPHDIDRCAYVTEIVLAACYKALNDQHVLLEGTLLKPNMVTPGSDSKKVAPEVIAEYTVRTLQRTVPAAVPAIVFLSGGQSEEEATLNLNAMNKLQTKKPWNLSFSFGRALQQSTLKAWSGKTENEEKARAAFLVRCKANSEATLGTYKGDATLAEGASESLHVKDYKY comes from the exons ATGTCGGCCTACTGCGGAAAGTACAAGG ATGAGCTCATCAAGAACGCTGCCTACATCGGCACCCCTGGCAAGGGTATCCTCGCTGCTGATGAGTCCACCGGCACCATCGGCAAGCGCTTTGCCAGCATCAATGTTGAGAACGTTGAGGACAACCGTCGTGCcctccgtgagctcctcttctgcaCCCCTGGTGCCCTCCAGTACCTCAGCGGCGTGATCCTGTTTGAGGAGACCCTGTACCAGAGCACCAAGGGTGGCAAGCCCTTCGTCGACATCCTCAAGGCGGGCAATGTCCTCCCTGGCATCAAGGTGGACAAGGGTACCATTGAGCTTGCTGGAACCAACGGTGAGACCACCACCCAGGGCTTTGATGACCTTGGCAAGCGCTGCGCCAAGTACTATGAGGCTGGTGCCCGCTTCGCCAAGTGGCGTGCAGTCCTCAAGATCGGCGCCACCGAGCCATCGCAGCTCTCCATCGACCAGAACGCTCAGGGTCTGGCTCGCTATGCCATCATCTGCCAGGAGAATGGTCTGGTGCCCATTGTGGAGCCTGAGATCCTTGTTGATGGACCTCATGACATTGACCGCTGTGCTTACGTCACCGAGATCGTCCTTGCTGCCTGCTATAAGGCCCTCAACGACCAGCATGTCCTCCTCGAGGGCACTCTCCTGAAGCCCAACATGGTCACCCCTGGTTCTGACTCCAAGAAGGTGGCCCCTGAGGTGATTGCTGAGTACACCGTCCGCACCCTCCAGAGGACCGTCCCTGCTGCCGTCCCCGCCATTGTCTTCCTCTCTGGTGGACAGAGCGAGGAGGAGGCGACCCTGAACCTGAACGCCATGAACAAGCTCCAGACCAAGAAGCCCTGGAACCTGTCCTTCTCCTTCGGGCGTGCCCTCCAGCAGAGCACCCTCAAGGCCTGGTCCGGCAAGACGGAGAACGAGGAGAAGGCCAGGGCGGCGTTCCTGGTGAGGTGCAAGGCCAACTCCGAGGCCACCCTCGGCACCTACAAGGGCGACGCCACCCTCGCTGAGGGCGCCTCCGAGAGCCTCCACGTCAAGGACTACAAGTACTGA